The following coding sequences lie in one Niabella agricola genomic window:
- a CDS encoding DUF3857 domain-containing protein has product MRTTLFSVLLFLICFLCQIANAQEGANLKFGKVTAADFTLRSPVVDSNTSAVVLADVGSSRIEGNNKGWFSLIHKRTTRIKILDKKGFDAGNVSIDLYVSPDGEEKLTDIKGITYNLENGSVQQTRLEAANIFKEKQSRRWTSRKFTFPNLREGSILEYTYTIESEFLFNLRPWEFQGAYPRLFTQYTVYIPEFFQYVFLSQGYVPLKNTKKDVFKSWSVSESSGTQATEHYSLSGYETQNTWSAADVPALKEEPFTSSLHNHNSKIDFQLSQYRFPNMPPKDIMGNWATASEQLLKHENFGAEITRPNYWLGDVVKDIVPAGAGNLEAVQAVYTYVRDHFTTTQSNGFYISEQTTLKDVYRKKSGTAAEINMLLIAMLKQRAITADPVLLSTRSHGWANPFYPLLDRYNYVICAARVDGKSYYLDATRPRLGFGRLPIECFNGPGFVVSAAPRNVNFEADSLREQKTTLLFLMNKEDGKGMEGSFSSTVGHFESYQIRDQLATKDMDAYFKETEKSYSFPMKFFDTQIDSLKKLDYPVTVRYKMSFDTGGEDMIYLNPMFGEAVKTNPFTSAERKYPVEMPFTMYQIFVLNMELPKGYEVEELPKSTRVMLNENEGMFEYIVSSSGGRLMLQSKIDIRKAVFQAEDYQTLRDFFGHIARKHSEQVVLKKIKQ; this is encoded by the coding sequence ATGAGAACGACGTTATTTTCCGTACTGCTGTTTTTGATATGCTTTTTATGCCAGATCGCCAATGCCCAGGAGGGGGCCAATCTTAAATTTGGTAAGGTTACGGCCGCTGATTTTACGCTTCGATCGCCTGTAGTAGACTCCAACACCAGTGCGGTGGTACTGGCCGATGTAGGCAGTTCCCGGATCGAAGGCAATAATAAAGGGTGGTTTTCGCTGATCCATAAACGTACGACAAGAATCAAAATCCTGGATAAGAAGGGCTTTGATGCCGGTAATGTGTCCATCGACCTGTATGTCTCTCCCGATGGGGAAGAAAAGCTGACCGACATAAAGGGGATTACCTATAACCTGGAAAACGGCTCCGTACAGCAAACCAGACTGGAAGCGGCAAATATTTTTAAAGAAAAACAGAGCCGTCGCTGGACTTCACGGAAATTCACTTTTCCCAATCTGAGGGAAGGCTCAATTTTGGAATATACGTATACGATTGAATCGGAATTTTTATTCAATCTCCGGCCCTGGGAATTTCAAGGAGCATATCCGCGGCTGTTTACCCAATATACTGTTTATATTCCCGAATTCTTCCAGTATGTATTTTTGTCGCAGGGGTACGTGCCTCTGAAAAATACGAAAAAGGACGTCTTTAAAAGCTGGTCGGTATCGGAATCGAGCGGAACCCAGGCTACGGAGCACTATTCGCTTTCGGGCTATGAAACGCAAAATACCTGGTCGGCAGCGGATGTGCCGGCATTAAAAGAAGAGCCGTTCACTTCTTCGCTTCACAACCATAATTCAAAGATCGACTTCCAGCTTTCGCAGTACCGTTTTCCAAATATGCCGCCCAAGGATATAATGGGCAACTGGGCCACCGCCAGCGAGCAGCTGTTAAAACATGAAAATTTTGGAGCGGAGATCACAAGGCCCAATTACTGGCTGGGAGATGTGGTAAAAGATATAGTACCTGCAGGAGCCGGCAACCTGGAGGCGGTACAGGCAGTGTATACCTACGTAAGGGATCATTTTACAACCACCCAGTCAAACGGGTTTTATATTTCCGAGCAAACCACTCTAAAAGATGTGTACAGGAAAAAAAGCGGAACGGCCGCAGAAATCAATATGCTGCTCATTGCTATGCTGAAACAGCGGGCCATTACAGCTGATCCCGTATTATTAAGTACCCGGAGCCATGGCTGGGCCAACCCGTTTTATCCGTTGCTGGATCGGTATAATTATGTTATCTGTGCTGCCCGGGTAGATGGAAAATCCTATTACCTCGACGCTACAAGGCCCCGTTTGGGCTTTGGAAGATTGCCAATTGAATGTTTTAACGGCCCGGGTTTTGTGGTAAGCGCCGCACCGAGGAATGTAAACTTTGAGGCGGACTCATTACGCGAACAAAAAACAACACTGCTGTTCCTGATGAACAAGGAAGATGGCAAAGGAATGGAAGGTTCTTTCAGCAGCACCGTCGGGCATTTTGAATCGTACCAAATCAGGGATCAGCTGGCAACCAAGGATATGGATGCCTACTTTAAAGAGACGGAAAAATCCTATTCCTTCCCGATGAAATTCTTTGATACGCAGATCGATTCATTGAAAAAGTTAGACTATCCGGTTACCGTGCGATATAAAATGAGCTTCGACACCGGCGGAGAAGATATGATTTATCTGAACCCGATGTTCGGGGAAGCGGTAAAAACCAACCCCTTTACCTCGGCCGAACGGAAATACCCGGTAGAAATGCCGTTTACCATGTATCAGATCTTTGTGCTAAACATGGAATTACCAAAGGGCTATGAAGTAGAAGAATTGCCCAAATCAACCAGGGTGATGCTCAACGAAAACGAGGGCATGTTCGAATATATTGTCAGCTCCTCAGGTGGGCGCCTGATGCTTCAGAGTAAGATCGACATCCGGAAGGCTGTTTTTCAGGCGGAGGATTATCAGACCTTGCGCGATTTTTTTGGACATATTGCCAGAAAGCACAGCGAGCAAGTGGTATTAAAAAAAATTAAACAGTAA